One Helianthus annuus cultivar XRQ/B chromosome 7, HanXRQr2.0-SUNRISE, whole genome shotgun sequence genomic region harbors:
- the LOC110868131 gene encoding 7-methyl-GTP pyrophosphatase isoform X2: protein MANPKFQLKDAKIILGSSSMARRKILQEMGFDFTVMAADIDEMSIRREKPEDLVLALAEAKADAIVSRLGIQGHKEENAHPTLLLTADTVVVYEGMIREKPSSKEEARHFVKGYSGGCAVVVGSVVVTNLSTGSRKQGWDKSEIDDGVTLNVAGGLMLEHPLTAPFVDTVIGTPDGVMGLSKSLTQKLLEESLQS, encoded by the exons ATGGCGAACCCTAAATTTCAG CTGAAAGATGCCAAGATAATACTGGGTTCTTCTTCAATGGCTCGTAGAAAAATCTTACAGGAGATGGGCTTTGATTTCACAGTTATG GCTGCAGACATTGATGAGATGAGTATCAGGAGGGAAAAGCCAGAGGATCTGGTGTTGGCTCTAGCCGAGGCAAAG GCCGACGCCATCGTTTCACGGCTTGGAATTCAAGGTCATAAGGAGGAAAATGCACACCCCACACTGCTACTAACAGCCGACACA GTGGTGGTGTATGAAGGGATGATTCGGGAAAAACCATCGAGCAAAGAAGAAGCGCGGCATTTTGTCAAAG GATATTCGGGAGGTTGTGCAGTCGTTGTAGGATCTGTAGTCGTAACCAACCTTTCAACGGGGAGCAGAAAACAAGGATGGGATAAATCAGAG ATAGATGATGGGGTAACGCTTAATGTTGCTGGAGGATTGATGCTCGAGCATCCACTAACGGCTCCCTTTGTTGACACTGTG ATTGGAACTCCTGACGGAGTTATGGGACTTTCAAAATCTCTCACCCAGAAGTTACTCGAGGAATCTCTCCAGTCTTAG
- the LOC110868133 gene encoding GATA transcription factor 19, with product MNRCTGSTMMGPCSCGHYHYQPNSSYSTIFPMPYEQEICPYGSSSPSSVDCTLSLGTPSTRLTNEYEKTHHEKRRGSHWWNILQPSSHSASQSAHKANRAGSGNSGGNGSATAADSLFSRRCSNCDTTSTPLWRNGPRGPKSLCNACGIRYKKEERRANAAAASAVTTVGSDVTDGYHHQYMMNSNQWANDYSHSTYKTPSCYSPAAATNEFRFMDDVDDRDSAFMSWRLNVTDRPGLVHDFTY from the exons ATGAATAGGTGCACCGGTTCAACCATGATGGGTCCATGCTCATGTGGTCACTACCATTACCAACCCAACTCCTCATACTCCACCATATTCCCAATGCCTTACGAACAAGAGATATGTCCTTATGGTTCTTCTTCGCCTTCATCGGTTGATTGCACTTTGTCTTTGGGCACACCTTCCACTCGCTTGACTAACGAATATGAGAAAACGCACCATGAAAAGCGTCGTGGGTCTCATTGGTGGAACATTTTGCAACCATCTAGCCACTCTGCCTCACAGTCGGCTCATAAAGCCAACCGTGCAGGCAGTGGCAACAGCGGTGGTAATGGTTCTGCCACCGCTGCTGATAGTCTCTTTTCGAGGAGATGCTCTAATTGCGACACCACTTCTACTCCGCTTTGGAGGAATGGACCTCGTGGCCCtaag TCACTATGCAACGCATGTGGAATTCGATACAAGAAAGAAGAGAGACGCGCCAACGCGGCTGCAGCTTCGGCGGTTACAACTGTTGGCAGTGATGTGACGGATGGATATCACCACCAATACATGATGAATAGTAACCAATGGGCTAATGACTACTCACACTCAACGTATAAAACGCCGTCATGCTACTCACCGGCGGCCGCGACGAACGAGTTTAGGTTCATGGATGACGTGGACGACAGAGATTCGGCGTTTATGTCGTGGCGGCTCAACGTCACGGACAGACCAGGCCTCGTCCATGACTTTACTTACTAG
- the LOC110868131 gene encoding 7-methyl-GTP pyrophosphatase isoform X1 yields the protein MANPKFQLKDAKIILGSSSMARRKILQEMGFDFTVMAADIDEMSIRREKPEDLVLALAEAKADAIVSRLGIQGHKEENAHPTLLLTADTVVVYEGMIREKPSSKEEARHFVKGYSGGCAVVVGSVVVTNLSTGSRKQGWDKSEVYFHDIPEEVIDRLIDDGVTLNVAGGLMLEHPLTAPFVDTVIGTPDGVMGLSKSLTQKLLEESLQS from the exons ATGGCGAACCCTAAATTTCAG CTGAAAGATGCCAAGATAATACTGGGTTCTTCTTCAATGGCTCGTAGAAAAATCTTACAGGAGATGGGCTTTGATTTCACAGTTATG GCTGCAGACATTGATGAGATGAGTATCAGGAGGGAAAAGCCAGAGGATCTGGTGTTGGCTCTAGCCGAGGCAAAG GCCGACGCCATCGTTTCACGGCTTGGAATTCAAGGTCATAAGGAGGAAAATGCACACCCCACACTGCTACTAACAGCCGACACA GTGGTGGTGTATGAAGGGATGATTCGGGAAAAACCATCGAGCAAAGAAGAAGCGCGGCATTTTGTCAAAG GATATTCGGGAGGTTGTGCAGTCGTTGTAGGATCTGTAGTCGTAACCAACCTTTCAACGGGGAGCAGAAAACAAGGATGGGATAAATCAGAG GTTTATTTTCATGATATACCAGAGGAGGTCATCGATagattg ATAGATGATGGGGTAACGCTTAATGTTGCTGGAGGATTGATGCTCGAGCATCCACTAACGGCTCCCTTTGTTGACACTGTG ATTGGAACTCCTGACGGAGTTATGGGACTTTCAAAATCTCTCACCCAGAAGTTACTCGAGGAATCTCTCCAGTCTTAG